The DNA segment GGAACGATGGAAGAGATCCGCGAGACGGCCGAGTACAACCGCCGCTGCTTTGAGGGGCTCGGCCTCCGCGGCGCAAACTACGTCCTCGGCTCGGACGTGCAGCTCACGCCGGAGTACGAGCTTGCCGTTCTCGAACTCTCCCAGGCGATCACCCTCAACCGGGCGAAGAGGAGCATGGACGAGGTCGGGCGGCAGATGGACAACCCGACGGTCTCGCAGATGGTCTACCCCATCATGCAGATGGTCGATATCGCGACTCTTGGGGTGGACGCCGCCGTCGGCGGGATCGACCAGCGAAAAATTCACATGCTCGCCCGGGAACACCTTCCCTCGATCGGGTATCCGGCGCCGGTCTGCATCCATACGCCGATCATCAACGGCCTCGACGGGAAGAAGATGTCGTCGTCGGCCGGAAACGTCATATCGGTCGCCGACTCCGAGGAGGATATCAAAAAGAAGATGAAGAAGGCGTTCTGCCCGCCCGAGGTCGAGAACAACCCGGTGCTCGAGATCCTGCGCTACCACGTCTTCCCCCGGGCGGGTGCGGTCGCCATCCGCCGGCCCGAGAAGTTCGGCGGCGACCGTGAGTTTGCCGCCTACGAGGACCTGGAACGGGCCTACGCGGCGGGCGAGATCCACCCGCTGGACCTCAAGAACGCCGCCGCCGCGCACCTCATCGATATCCTCGCCCCCGTACACGACTACGTCTGCAGCAGGTGATCCGGCCGTGGGTCAGAGAGACGAGCACGAGCGGTTCGACCGCAAGATCGAGGCGATGGGCGTCAGGATAAAAGACGCCAACACCGTGAAGGTACGGGACGACGTCTTCGACGAGGTCACCCTTCTCGCCCTCTACAAGCTCGTCCAGAAAAAACTGATCACGGTCATCGGCGGGCCGATCAGCACCGGAAAAGAGGCGAACGTCTTCTACGGCGAGCGCGACGGGCAGGGGCTCGCGATCAAGATCTACCGTATCCAGACCGCGAACTTCAAGGCGATGAACGAGTACCTGGCGGGGGACCGCCGGTTCTCGAGCGTCCGGGGGACGCGCAAGGGCCTCATCTTCGCCTGGACCAAAAAGGAGTTCAGCAACCTGGCCCGGGCACACGAGGCGGAGATTCCGGCCCCCGAACCACTCGCATTCGACCGGAACATCCTCCTGATGGAGTTCCTCGGGCGTGACGAGGTGCCGTATCCCCAGATCCGGAACGCCGAGGTCGAGGATTACGGGAAGGTATACCGCGAGATTCTCGGCTACGTGGAGAAACTCTACCGGGAGGCGCGCCTGGTTCACGCCGACCTCTCCGAATACAATATCCTCTACCACGAGAAACCATACCTGATCGATATGGGACAGGCAGTCACCCTGGATCACCCGCGGGCGTCGGTGTTTCTGGTCCGGGATATCAAGAACCTCAATCGATATTTCTCCCGCTACTGCGACGTGGTCGACGAGGAGGAGATCATCGGAACGCTCGTCGGCACCGGACGCCGGGAGCCCTGAACACCGGAAGGAGGGATGCAACCATGACCATACAGGAGATGAAAGTTTCAACAGCGAGGATCGGTGTACTCATCGGGAAGAGCGGGTCCACGAAGCGCGAGATCGAAGAGAAGACCGGGATAA comes from the Methanoculleus marisnigri JR1 genome and includes:
- a CDS encoding tyrosine--tRNA ligase, whose amino-acid sequence is MDPYELVTRNTVEVVTDEELRALIDRPVRRVYTGYEPSGEIHLGHMVTVNKLMDLQQAGFEVTVLIADLHAFLNRKGTMEEIRETAEYNRRCFEGLGLRGANYVLGSDVQLTPEYELAVLELSQAITLNRAKRSMDEVGRQMDNPTVSQMVYPIMQMVDIATLGVDAAVGGIDQRKIHMLAREHLPSIGYPAPVCIHTPIINGLDGKKMSSSAGNVISVADSEEDIKKKMKKAFCPPEVENNPVLEILRYHVFPRAGAVAIRRPEKFGGDREFAAYEDLERAYAAGEIHPLDLKNAAAAHLIDILAPVHDYVCSR
- a CDS encoding serine protein kinase RIO, whose protein sequence is MGQRDEHERFDRKIEAMGVRIKDANTVKVRDDVFDEVTLLALYKLVQKKLITVIGGPISTGKEANVFYGERDGQGLAIKIYRIQTANFKAMNEYLAGDRRFSSVRGTRKGLIFAWTKKEFSNLARAHEAEIPAPEPLAFDRNILLMEFLGRDEVPYPQIRNAEVEDYGKVYREILGYVEKLYREARLVHADLSEYNILYHEKPYLIDMGQAVTLDHPRASVFLVRDIKNLNRYFSRYCDVVDEEEIIGTLVGTGRREP